TCGTCGTCTTACCCGAGCCGGTGCCTCCGGAAACCAGGATGTTGATCCGGCCGCGCACGCACGCCTCAAGGAACAGTCCGACGGTCTCGGTCAACGTTCCGAAGGCGATCAGGTCTTGCACGTTGTACGGCTCCCGCGCGAACTTGCGCACGGTCAACACCGGACCGTCGATGGAGATCGGCGGGATTGCTGCGTTGACACGCGACCCGTCCGGCAGGCGCGCGTCCACGTACGGCTGAGCCTCGTCGATGCGCCGACCGACCTGCTCGACGATCTTGTCCATCGTGCGCCGCAAATGCGCTTCGTCCAGGAACCTCGCGACCGTCCGCTCAAGCTTCCCGTCGCGTTCGATGTAGACGGTGGATGGTCCGTTCACCATAACCTCGGTGACCGTCGGATCCCGCAAGAACGGCTCGATCGGTCCGTATCCAAGGATGTCATCCGTCGTCTCGGCAATCAGGCGCTGGCGGTCGGACGCCGACAACGGAGTGTCATCGTGTTGGAGGACCGAGGCCAATTCCTGTCGCACGCGGGACTCAAGTTGCTCTGCCGTCATCTGGGTGTCGTAAAGCTTCGGGCCCATCGCATGCAGCAATGCCTGATGGATCTTGCGCTTCAATCCGGCGAGCGAGTCGGGCGCGCGCCCCGAAGCCTCGTCCTCGCCCACTGCGTACAAGGGCGGGGGCCCGTCGTCCTGGCGCGCGCGCGACAGCCGTTCGTACAGAGTCATCGCTTCCTCCCAAGTTGAAACCGCCGCCCATTGGCTGGCTCGGCGACCGGCTCCCGCCGGAACTCCTCGATTCCTGCAGCAAGCTTCGACAACGCCAAGCTGATCGGCGACTTCGCGTCCTCGAGCACCAGGGGGGTTCCGCGGTTCACCGACAACGGCACGTCACGGCTGGACGGAATGCGAATGTCGACGCTTCTTCCGAGCGTCTTCTCGACCTCACGGATGTTGAGCCCCACCTTGCTGTCTGCACGGTTAAGGACCAATCGCACCCGGTCGGGATCGACGCCGAGCAGGCCCAGTGTTTGAAACGAGATCTTGAGATTCTTGATGCTCGGAACATCGAGCGTGGTCACGGACACCAGGATGTCACTCTCATCGATCGCCTGAAGCACGTGGTCGGTAAATGCAGGCGGCGTGTCGACAATCACATAGGCGAACTTCTTCTTCAGCATCCGCATTATCGTGAGCGCGGCGTCGGCCGACACCGTTTCGGCCAGCCCCGGCTCCAACGGCGCAGCCATCAGCGAAACGTTGGACCGGTGCAAAGTGAGATATCGAGCCAGCGCCTCATCGTCCAGCCTGTCGAGGTCCCGCGCCGCGTCGCAAATCGTCCGCGTGGGAAACAGTTGCAGCATGATCGCGAGATCCCCGAACTGCAGGTCCAGATCGAGCAGGGCGACCGGCCGGTCTCGCCGGGCGAGCAAGACGGCCAGATTCGAGGCAACAAAGCTCTTCCCCACCCCCCCTTTCGAACTGAGGACCGTGACAATCTTGTTGCCGTCGGACTTCTCGGAGGAGTGCCCGTTCGTCGAGCGCGTGCGCAATTGGCGCGACACATCTTCGGAGTGCGCGACGGCCTTCATAAGCTGTGCCGGCGTAAACGAGATGGGCAACACGTCACGAACGCCCGCCCGCAACGCGTCCTGCAGGGAGTCCGGAGTCAGGCGTTCGGCTACCAGGACGACGCTCACTTCCGGCGCCGTGATCTGAATCCGCCCGGCGAGCGCAAGACCCCCATCCACCCTGAGTCCCGGACCCAGAACGACGACGGCCAAATCCTGCCGCCCCTTTGCCAGGAGTTCATCGAACTCAGGGATCCGGCCCAACTCCAACACGTCGGACGTGGACGCCAACTGCTCGATTACCCGAGCGCGGAACGCACGGTCCGGATCAACGACAACAACCATCTCTTCTCCTCTCAGCGGAACAGGTTGGCCTTGGATCGGCCGGAGGTCTTCGCCGCGTCCTGTCCCTTGGGCAGCAGCGTGAAGTAGATCTGGCCCTCCATGACCGCGTACGCGATTCGCTCGGCGTCCGCAGGGCTCACAGCCAGCGTCAGCATGACCTGGCTCTGCGCAGCGTCTGCCTTCGCATCCTTGTCGGTAGTTGCGGCGGCTCCGGCGACATCGCTTCCGACCGCAAGCACCTGCACGTCCTGGAGCAAGAAGTGCACCACCGTTACCGGCAATGCGGCAGAAGACGCCGCGCTCGAACGATCCAAGAGCGACGAGCTCAGGCGAGCCGCCTGGGCACCGGTCACGTCGATCTTCGCGATGACCGACACGTGGTCGCCCGGCTGCACGAATCCGCCAACGGCCGGCGGGATGTCGGTCTGCACCGTGACGGCCTGGCGGCCGGCGGGAATCGGAAGAAGCCCCGATGCCTCGGCCACAGCCGCGAACCTAGCTGCGACGATCTGCTCTCCCTTGAGAATGGTCACCGTCGCCACCTGTCCACGGATCTGCTCGAGAGTCGTAATCGCTCCCTCAGCAAGGACCTTCCGAGGAATCGATGTCTTCGCAATCAAGCCCTGCGACAACGCCGAATCCGCCGACGTATCTGCCGGGATGTTGTCTTTGGCGACGAAGGCCGTCACCGATTCCACCCCGGCAAAGGCCTTGGTTTCCAGCCCGCGCATATACGAGATGAGCGCCATCGTCGCCAGCGCGGCAAGCAGCACCGCAAGGACGAGCGCCGCGGTTCGCTTGTGGATCGAAATTGCAGACACAGCCGGCCTCCCTTTGTATCGGTCACAGACAGCGCACTGCGGCGGAAACAGGGTCGTGGTCCACGGCGCAAATGCGAGCCCCGTAGACGCCTGTGTCTCGCCCGGTCGCGGTGCAGCAGTTTCCCGTCACCGTGACCTTGGTGAATTCGAAGTCGAAGTAGCGAAGGGCCTCAGGTCCGGTCACTCGGAAGTTGCGCAACTTCACACCGAGAAATGCGAACACCCTGTAGCGAACATTTCCCCCCTGAGACACGGCGGTATCGAATACCACGACCGTGAACGGTTCACCTGAGTCGCGCAGCGTGCTCAGGGTGCTTGAGATGCTTCCACCGGAGGACCCGGTGTCCGCCTGACACGAATCGCCGGAAGCCCCGTCGGCGTTGCAGTCGTTTACTCCGACCGTTCCCGGATACCCATTGAGCAGCCAGCTAACGAGGTCCGAGTTCGAGTTGGAACCGCCGTCGAAGTCCATGAACCCCCAGTTCCCCGGAGATCCCGTCCCGCAAGCCGTCGGCTGGTCCTTCGTGTACATGATGCGGTGAACCCCGGCGGACGGATGGATCCCGAGATCGAGGCCGAGCTTCAGGTATCCCTGCACGTGGGCGTTCTGCAGGCAGATGCCGATCGGCCGCAGCCCCTCGACCTCGCTGAGCAGTCCCCACTCCGCGGCGGACATGGAATACGCCGACTGCTGATCCAGCCCGAGAACGCCGCCGAAGCGAACGGCCGCAGGCTTCCGCGCCTCGACCGTGACGTAGCCGCTTAAGCCCAGCGCGTCCGACGTCACATTGCAGTCGATCGGCTGCACGTCGCTCCCGGCATTCGCGACTAGCAGGTCATTCCAGTTCTGACACGCGGCGGCAGGACCCAGCAGTGCAGCCGTCCGAGCCTCTTGCAGTGCGGTGGCGTCGGTCGCGGTGATGATGTTGCGACGAGTCTGCCACAAGTTGCCGGCGTCAACGCTCAGCGTTAGCGCCGCCATGAGCCCCACGAGCGAAACGGCGGTAACGACCGCGCTGATTCCACGTTCTTCTTGCCCGACGCGACGAATTCGCATGACCCGCCGCCTCCCCTCATGACTCACTCGCATCTGAATTCACCATCCCCGGTCACCGTCACTGCCGGCGACTTCCACACCGGAATTTGAATCAAGGCTCGGTACTGAACCGACACCCGCACGGTCTGCCCCGTTCGCAGATTGCACGGCTGAAACGCTCCGGATCCCGTCGGCGTGATCGCCACGCATCCCTGACCCACGGCCAGGGCACCGGGGCAGCCGACCTGGATCGCCGAGCCGTCCACAATGCTTACGGAGTCGCGAACTCGTGTGACGATGTCGTCCACAGTCGCCTGCGGCAGCGAGCCGGTACGCGCGCCCTCGCGAGCCGCAGCCTGAACGCCTTGGTACTGGTTGAACGCGATCCCGAACTGGATCGTGCCGAAGAGAATCATGAACAACAGCGATGCAACAATCGCGAACTCCACCGCTGATGCTCCTCGTTCTCCGCGGAACGACCGTTCGTCCATCACGTTCTCCTTTCCCACAGTCAGCGATACTCCGGACGGCTTCGGGCGGGCATCCCCGCCCGAAGCCGCTCCCGGCGGGCTAGGACCCGCAGCCGTTCGTCTTGGTTCTGATCGCTTCCGCCGTGCAATTGAACGTCGAGCTGGCCTGCTGGCCTAGGGTCATAACCGCGACGATGATGACCGCGGCGATCAGTGCCACCATCACGCCGTACTCCACGGCCGTCGCCCCACGGTCACTCTTGACCTGAAGGCGAGTTGCGAGCCACGTCCCCGTGAAGCGCGCCAAGCGAATAATGCGCATGCTTTTCACCTCCTTCTTAACTCCATCACGGCCACGCAGCTCAGGCGTTCGCGCCTCAGCACTTGGTGGCTCCCTTGTCTCCGATAGAAGTCGCTGTGCAATCGAAGGTCGACTCAGCACGGTTCCCCAACGCCACGACACCCAAGATGATGACCACTGCGATGAAGACGAGCATGATCGCGTACTCCACCGCGGCCGCCGCGCGCTCGCTTCGCAAGTTGCATCGACCGACAACCCACGGCCCCAACATGCGCAGGCTTCGAATCGTCAACATGAGGGCCTCCGGTAGGGAGCGATCACTGGATTGGTCATGTGGCCACGATACGGACGCCGCATTTCCTCGTCATGAGGCCTGCGCCCCGAATCGAATCGTCGATCGTCCTCAGTCAACCGGGACGAATGTCCTATTCACTTGGCGCCGATATGTATGCACAATCCATTGCTAGACATTGGTGCGCACTCGGAAGACCACCGTCGATCGGCCAACCTGCCGTCGACCTGCGCCCACATAGTGGAGGCGAGAAGACATGTCACAGGCTGCCAACTCCGCGGGCCACGCGCCCGCCGCGCCGCGCACGGTCGCCGGACTCATTGATGACCTGCAGGATCAGGACGTCGCCCTCGCGCGCGAGCTGATTCCCATCCCGACCCATTTCGAGCCGCTCGACCACGCGCTCGGCGGAGGACTTCGCGCAGGAGAACTGATGGTCGTCGGAGGACCTCCGGGTGTCGGCAAGACCATCGCAACGCTGCAATGGGCCCGCTCGATCGCAATGGCCGGCGGCACGGCGATTTACGCTTGCTACGAACACGACGAAACCGCGCTGCTTACGCGACTTATCGCGCTGGAACTCGGCGAGTTGCCTCGCTACGACGGCGACGAACACATCGAGCGTTTGCGGGAGGGGTTCCGCGACGTCGCAGAGGGACGTGCGCGCCTCGCCGACGTCCTGACGCGCGAGGAGTTCGTTCGCCGCGCCTACGGCCGAGTCCGAGAGTATGCCGAGCGGCTGTGGCTCGTTCGGTGCTCCAGCGTGCGCACCGGCGTGCCGGCCCTCGAAGAGATGGTTGAGCAGCGCAAAGACGACGTCACGGTCCTATTTGTCGATTACTTACAGAAAGTGGCGCTTCACCCGGAGTCCGCCGACGACGCCGAGAAAGCCACCCGCGTGGTGGAGGCGCTGAAGGAACTCGCCCTCAGCCACCGGATTCCCGTGGTGGCCGTGGTGGCCGGCGACCGAGACGGGCTGTCCGCTCGCCGTGTCCGACTGAACCACCTCAGCTCATCGGCCGCGCTCGCGTACGAGGCCGACGTCGCGATCATCCTGAACGACAAGACCAGCGCCGTGTCCAAAGTCCACCTCGCATACGACACCGTTCGGGCGAAGACGTTCAGGGACTACACCGTATTCTCGATCGAGAAGAACCGGGGCGGACCTGCCACGCTGGACCTGGAATTCCGCAAGGACTTCGTCTACTTCCGCTTCAACCCGTCCGGAGGTCTGGTCGCAGAGCGGCTCGTGGATGAACGGTACGCGGAGTAGCGGAACTGCTCTCTCAGCCGGTTCCCACCGCAACCAAGCCCCGCCGGTACGCCTCGGCGACTGCCTGGGCTGCAGTCTGAACCTCCAGCTTCGCGTAGATGTTCGTGAGGTGGTTCTTCACGGTCTTCAGCGAAACGAACAGCCGCGTACCTACCTCGGCCGGCCGGGCACCGGAAGCCAGCAAGTGCAGGATTTCCAGCTCGCGCCCGGTGAGCGCGGTGCCCGACCCGCGTGAACCGGCGAGATCGATCACTCGCCGCGCAATCGCCGGACTGAGGTAGGAGTTCCCCTCCGCAACGGTTTGCAACGCGAGGATCAGCTCAGCAGTGGACGCCGTCTTCAAGATGTACCCGTCGGCGCCGAGGCTAATGGCTCGGGAGATGCTGGCGTCGTCGTCGTGCATCGTGAGGAACAGGATCCGCACTCCGGGGGACGACGCGCGAAATCTCTGAGCGACGTCAAGGCCGCTGCCTCCGGGAATAGCGATGTCCAGCAGGATCACGTCCGGCTTCACCTTCAGGGCCTCGTGAACGGCTTCATCTCCTCGCGATGCCTCGCCTGCGACTTCGAACCCATCCTCCGCACCTATGGTCTTCACCAGACTCTGACGCAGCAAGGTGTGATCTTCAACCACAAGGACGCGAGTCATGGCCTTCATCTCCCCATCGCACGCCGTCATGCCGCACCAACGCTTTGAATAGAGCACAAGACCTCGACTCGGGTCCCGCCTCCCTGCACTCCGGACACCGAGATGCCGGCGCCGATTCGCGCCGCGCGCTCCCGCATCGCCGTCAACCCGAGACCGTTCCCCATCCCGGCACCATCCGGCATCCCGACCCCGTTGTCTTCGACCGCGAGACGAAGCCTCTCGCCGCTCGCCGAAAGGACCACGCGAATCCGGGTCGCCCGGGCGTGACGCAATGCGTTCGACACCCCCTCCTGCGCGATGCGAAACACCTCCGCCTCGACCTCGGGACGAACATGCACCGGACCGACGGCATCGAACAGGATTTCAGGGCCGCCGATTCCGCGCAGATCGCGCAGGTATGCGCCCAACGACCGCGCAAGTCCGTCCGTCGACACCGGCGAACGCAAACCCCCAATCATCCCCCGCACATCCTCACCGGCTCGATCCACCACGCGAGATAGCCGGTTGATCGCCGACCGAACATCTTCGTCGGCGATGCCTCCGTACCGCGACATGAAGTCCAACTCAAGGCGGAGATGCGTAAGCGCCTGTGCGACACCGTCGTGCAGCTCGCGCGCCAGCCGTCGTCTTTCCTCGTCGATCGACAGTTCCCGTACGCGCCCGAACAACTGAGCGTTCTCGATCGCAACGGCGGTTTCGTCGGCCAGTTGTTGCACGAACATGCGATTCCGCTCGTGGTGAGCCTCGTCCGGACAAGCACACACGATGACCCCCAGCAGGACTCCATCACGACGCAGAGGAGCAAAGACATAGCAGTCGTGCGCACCGAGCGACTCGGTCCGCTCCGGCGGCAACGCCGCTCCCGGGATGAATCCCGCCGCGTGCCACTGAAGCGGCTGAAGGGACATCGTCTCCGCCCAGCCGGCGAGTACCTCCGGGCGCGGGAAGCCAAATGAGGACGCGATGCCGAAGTTACCTGCGTCACTGATCGCGATGAGGCCGGCCGGCGCGCGCAGCACCTCGCGCACCTCGGACATGACCGCCGAAGCGATCGCCCCTACCTCGAGACTCTCCGGAACGGCGCGCGCAATCCGGTAGAGGGTGGACAGAACGCGGTTGGCCTCGGCGAGCGTCTCCATCCCCTCAGGGTCCGACGCGCGACGAACGCTGCGCGCCAGTCCGCCGGCCAGACCCCCCAGCACGAACGCGACGCACCAGGCCGCCGCTTCGTATGCGTGCAGCGACCGGGCAAAGACCTGCGAGCCGATGTCGTACATGGCTCCCGACGCTGCCAGAGCACCGGCGAAGGCACCGCCCGCAACGCCGTACGACACTCCCGCTCCGATGACGGCGACAAGAGCGAACGGCGCATAGTTGCTCGCAAGGCCACCGGTCAGCCCGACCAGGATCCCGCCGATCACGACGTCGGCCGCAGAGGCTGCGCGCGCCGGTCGGATGAAGATCCGCAACGCCACGTACGCAAACGCGACGGCGAGAATCGTTCCCCGCCAGCGCCCCGCGCTGCTCGAGGTCAATTCCAAGACGGCGGCCAGCGCGACGGCGCCGATGCGCGCGGCGTCCAACGCCCAGGGCGGACGCGACCGGCGCTGAATCGACTCGGCCGGAGCCTCCTCCACCCCAAGCGCGCGCCGGATCATTCCACGCACTTCGGACGGCAAGTACGGACGGATCAGCACGCCGACAACGCCGTCGGGCGGCGACTCCGCGTCTCCCGGCCCTTGTCGGACGCCGATCACTTTGGTCGCTCCCGGCACCGCGGGCGCGTCCCTCCGGTCCAGATCTACCAAAAGGACATCGGGCGGGGATGTCGCACCGGTACCGGCCCCCTCGAGCACCTCTTCGACGACGGCCCTGGGGAACAGCCGCTGAACAAGGAATGCAAGATACGGATCGGGATCGGCAATCATGATTCGAAAGGAACCGGGCGAAAGAGGCGCTACGGGCGCGCGGGTGGCGAGCAGTTCTACTCCAGCCGACTCGTGCACGGACACCGTCCCTCCAGAAGTCGGTCAACCGCCTGCGCCGCGACCCTAAGCGTCCTTCGAAACGAGTTCGGCGCCTCAGAGGCCGCGAGCGACTTCGATATCACACGTCAACCATGGTCGCCCACGCGGCATCTCCGGCCAATAGCACGAAACTATCAATAGGTATCCGGCCCGTCGTCGTCACGACACCTGTGCATTTGCGCGATGCGCAAGCGCAGAAGGAGGTTTTGCGGAGTTCGGCTAACGGACTTCGGCGCGCGCACCACTCGGGTCAATCCGTGCAACCCGGACATCCCATCCCGGCTGCACGATCGAACGCGCGAACTCGGCGGCAGCGTCGGCCGCGGCTTCCTCAACGAAGGCGGCCACGCTGGGTCCGGCACCGGACAGAAAAGCCGCAATCCCCCGATCTCGCAGCGCGCGCACGACCGCCGCTGTGGCGGGCATCAGTTCAAACCTGCTCGGTTGATGCAAGACGTCCTCGGTTGCAGCAAGCAACACATCGGTCGACCCCGTGGCGAGCGCCGCAACGAGCACGCCGGTGTGCGCCAAGCCTGCTACGGCGTCGGCGCGCGAGACTCTCGGCGACAGTGCCGCGCGCGCAGCCTCCGTCGACATCGCCTCGGACGCCACACACATCAACACTCGCAGCCCCGCCGGAGGATCGATTCGAACCGTCTGAAGACCCGCCGTCGCGGTGACCCCGCCGAACAAGCATGGCGCGACGTTGTCGGCGTGGCCCTCGATCGCGACCGCAAACCGGAGCAGATCCTGATCGCTGAGGGCGATGTCGCACAGAACTCGTCCCGCCACCAGTCCCCCGATGATTGCCGCCGCGCTCGAGCCGAGCCCCCGGCCGAACGGGATCGCGATCCGCTGATGAATGCGGACAAACGGCACCTCGCCGGTCACCGATGCGATCGCTTGAGCAACAAGGTTGGATCCGTCGGTCGGCACCGCCTGCGCCCCGGGGCCTTCAGCGGAGATCAACAGCGCCGGCGCGCGCTCGACGATGATCTCGTTGTGCCGGTCGAGCGCGAGTCCCAGACAGTCAAACCCGGGGCCTAGGTTCGCAACCGTCGCGGATACGCGCACCGCGACAGCGTCGGTCACAATCCCAACTCCCGCGCGGCGATGTCGGGGTCGGGAGGAATGACGATCGGCTCGGGAGCCCCTGCGATCGCCCAGTCGGGGTCCTTGAGTCCGTGGCCCGTGAGCACGC
This window of the Actinomycetota bacterium genome carries:
- a CDS encoding CpaF family protein, with the translated sequence MTLYERLSRARQDDGPPPLYAVGEDEASGRAPDSLAGLKRKIHQALLHAMGPKLYDTQMTAEQLESRVRQELASVLQHDDTPLSASDRQRLIAETTDDILGYGPIEPFLRDPTVTEVMVNGPSTVYIERDGKLERTVARFLDEAHLRRTMDKIVEQVGRRIDEAQPYVDARLPDGSRVNAAIPPISIDGPVLTVRKFAREPYNVQDLIAFGTLTETVGLFLEACVRGRINILVSGGTGSGKTTTLNVLSSFIPSDERILTIEDAAELRLLQPHIVRLEHRPPNIEGRGEVTIRDLVRNALRMRPDRIVVGEVRGGEALDMLQAMNTGHDGSISTVHANSPRDVIARLETMCLMAGMDLPVRAIREQVGSAVQLIVHLARLRDGSRRMTHVTEVAGMEGDIITLQDLFLFDTGMGVDETGRHQGHIKSLGLRPRFVDRLADQGIKLDAALFAPERMARGSGR
- a CDS encoding P-loop NTPase; amino-acid sequence: MVVVVDPDRAFRARVIEQLASTSDVLELGRIPEFDELLAKGRQDLAVVVLGPGLRVDGGLALAGRIQITAPEVSVVLVAERLTPDSLQDALRAGVRDVLPISFTPAQLMKAVAHSEDVSRQLRTRSTNGHSSEKSDGNKIVTVLSSKGGVGKSFVASNLAVLLARRDRPVALLDLDLQFGDLAIMLQLFPTRTICDAARDLDRLDDEALARYLTLHRSNVSLMAAPLEPGLAETVSADAALTIMRMLKKKFAYVIVDTPPAFTDHVLQAIDESDILVSVTTLDVPSIKNLKISFQTLGLLGVDPDRVRLVLNRADSKVGLNIREVEKTLGRSVDIRIPSSRDVPLSVNRGTPLVLEDAKSPISLALSKLAAGIEEFRREPVAEPANGRRFQLGRKR
- the cpaB gene encoding Flp pilus assembly protein CpaB, producing MSAISIHKRTAALVLAVLLAALATMALISYMRGLETKAFAGVESVTAFVAKDNIPADTSADSALSQGLIAKTSIPRKVLAEGAITTLEQIRGQVATVTILKGEQIVAARFAAVAEASGLLPIPAGRQAVTVQTDIPPAVGGFVQPGDHVSVIAKIDVTGAQAARLSSSLLDRSSAASSAALPVTVVHFLLQDVQVLAVGSDVAGAAATTDKDAKADAAQSQVMLTLAVSPADAERIAYAVMEGQIYFTLLPKGQDAAKTSGRSKANLFR
- a CDS encoding TadE/TadG family type IV pilus assembly protein, translating into MDERSFRGERGASAVEFAIVASLLFMILFGTIQFGIAFNQYQGVQAAAREGARTGSLPQATVDDIVTRVRDSVSIVDGSAIQVGCPGALAVGQGCVAITPTGSGAFQPCNLRTGQTVRVSVQYRALIQIPVWKSPAVTVTGDGEFRCE
- a CDS encoding Flp family type IVb pilin produces the protein MRIIRLARFTGTWLATRLQVKSDRGATAVEYGVMVALIAAVIIVAVMTLGQQASSTFNCTAEAIRTKTNGCGS
- a CDS encoding Flp family type IVb pilin, yielding MLTIRSLRMLGPWVVGRCNLRSERAAAAVEYAIMLVFIAVVIILGVVALGNRAESTFDCTATSIGDKGATKC
- a CDS encoding DnaB-like helicase C-terminal domain-containing protein — translated: MSQAANSAGHAPAAPRTVAGLIDDLQDQDVALARELIPIPTHFEPLDHALGGGLRAGELMVVGGPPGVGKTIATLQWARSIAMAGGTAIYACYEHDETALLTRLIALELGELPRYDGDEHIERLREGFRDVAEGRARLADVLTREEFVRRAYGRVREYAERLWLVRCSSVRTGVPALEEMVEQRKDDVTVLFVDYLQKVALHPESADDAEKATRVVEALKELALSHRIPVVAVVAGDRDGLSARRVRLNHLSSSAALAYEADVAIILNDKTSAVSKVHLAYDTVRAKTFRDYTVFSIEKNRGGPATLDLEFRKDFVYFRFNPSGGLVAERLVDERYAE
- a CDS encoding response regulator transcription factor, which codes for MKAMTRVLVVEDHTLLRQSLVKTIGAEDGFEVAGEASRGDEAVHEALKVKPDVILLDIAIPGGSGLDVAQRFRASSPGVRILFLTMHDDDASISRAISLGADGYILKTASTAELILALQTVAEGNSYLSPAIARRVIDLAGSRGSGTALTGRELEILHLLASGARPAEVGTRLFVSLKTVKNHLTNIYAKLEVQTAAQAVAEAYRRGLVAVGTG
- a CDS encoding GAF domain-containing sensor histidine kinase translates to MIADPDPYLAFLVQRLFPRAVVEEVLEGAGTGATSPPDVLLVDLDRRDAPAVPGATKVIGVRQGPGDAESPPDGVVGVLIRPYLPSEVRGMIRRALGVEEAPAESIQRRSRPPWALDAARIGAVALAAVLELTSSSAGRWRGTILAVAFAYVALRIFIRPARAASAADVVIGGILVGLTGGLASNYAPFALVAVIGAGVSYGVAGGAFAGALAASGAMYDIGSQVFARSLHAYEAAAWCVAFVLGGLAGGLARSVRRASDPEGMETLAEANRVLSTLYRIARAVPESLEVGAIASAVMSEVREVLRAPAGLIAISDAGNFGIASSFGFPRPEVLAGWAETMSLQPLQWHAAGFIPGAALPPERTESLGAHDCYVFAPLRRDGVLLGVIVCACPDEAHHERNRMFVQQLADETAVAIENAQLFGRVRELSIDEERRRLARELHDGVAQALTHLRLELDFMSRYGGIADEDVRSAINRLSRVVDRAGEDVRGMIGGLRSPVSTDGLARSLGAYLRDLRGIGGPEILFDAVGPVHVRPEVEAEVFRIAQEGVSNALRHARATRIRVVLSASGERLRLAVEDNGVGMPDGAGMGNGLGLTAMRERAARIGAGISVSGVQGGGTRVEVLCSIQSVGAA
- the thrB gene encoding homoserine kinase, producing the protein MTDAVAVRVSATVANLGPGFDCLGLALDRHNEIIVERAPALLISAEGPGAQAVPTDGSNLVAQAIASVTGEVPFVRIHQRIAIPFGRGLGSSAAAIIGGLVAGRVLCDIALSDQDLLRFAVAIEGHADNVAPCLFGGVTATAGLQTVRIDPPAGLRVLMCVASEAMSTEAARAALSPRVSRADAVAGLAHTGVLVAALATGSTDVLLAATEDVLHQPSRFELMPATAAVVRALRDRGIAAFLSGAGPSVAAFVEEAAADAAAEFARSIVQPGWDVRVARIDPSGARAEVR